From one Flavobacteriales bacterium genomic stretch:
- the atpB gene encoding F0F1 ATP synthase subunit A: MPLKSLLRLVFLMISALLMGPVAAQHEGHDHAGHGHADHGHSDTAMAHEPEEAHHAEKKGFDAGELIMSHIGDEHGWHLWGHTSLPLPIILYNGERGLSVFSSSRFDHGHKTYGGYLLHDGHIAATDSPDGTDAHHATIDEELTKATWDFSITKNVMSLFVSVTLLLIIFLSVAKAYTRRAGQAPTGLQNLIEPIILFVRDDVAKSAIGHKYERFLPYLLTAFFFIFLNNLLGLVPFFPGGANLTGNIAVTIVLALLTFIIVTVNGNKHYWHHILAMPGVPGWVLAILTPVEILGMFLKPFVLMIRLFANITAGHIIALSFFSLIFVFGETSAGAGYGVAIGSWAFTVFMMCLELLVAFIQAYVFTFLSAMYIGAAVEEPHHH, from the coding sequence ATGCCGCTGAAATCGTTGCTGCGCTTAGTCTTCCTGATGATTAGTGCCCTTTTGATGGGCCCTGTTGCCGCGCAGCACGAGGGACATGACCATGCCGGACACGGCCACGCCGATCACGGTCATTCCGACACCGCCATGGCCCACGAGCCAGAGGAAGCGCACCACGCGGAGAAGAAGGGCTTCGACGCAGGGGAGCTCATCATGAGCCACATCGGCGATGAGCATGGCTGGCACCTCTGGGGCCACACCAGCCTGCCGCTGCCGATCATCCTGTACAACGGCGAGCGCGGCCTGAGCGTGTTCAGCAGCAGCCGCTTCGACCATGGCCATAAGACTTACGGCGGCTACCTGCTGCACGATGGACACATTGCCGCCACCGATTCGCCCGATGGAACCGACGCGCATCACGCGACCATCGATGAGGAGCTCACGAAAGCCACTTGGGACTTCAGCATCACCAAGAACGTGATGAGCCTCTTCGTAAGCGTGACGCTCCTGCTCATCATCTTCCTCAGCGTGGCCAAAGCCTACACCCGCCGCGCGGGCCAGGCGCCCACCGGCCTGCAGAACCTCATTGAGCCCATCATCCTCTTCGTGCGCGACGATGTGGCCAAGAGCGCCATCGGCCACAAGTACGAGCGCTTCCTGCCCTACCTGCTCACGGCCTTCTTCTTCATCTTCCTGAACAACCTGCTGGGACTGGTCCCCTTCTTCCCCGGCGGCGCCAACCTCACCGGCAACATCGCCGTGACGATCGTGCTGGCCTTGCTCACCTTCATCATCGTCACGGTGAACGGCAACAAGCACTATTGGCACCACATCCTGGCCATGCCGGGCGTACCGGGCTGGGTGCTCGCGATCCTCACGCCGGTTGAGATCCTGGGCATGTTCCTGAAGCCCTTCGTGCTCATGATCCGACTCTTCGCCAACATCACGGCGGGCCACATCATCGCGCTCAGCTTCTTCAGCCTGATCTTCGTGTTCGGCGAGACCAGTGCAGGCGCCGGCTATGGCGTGGCCATCGGCTCTTGGGCCTTCACGGTGTTCATGATGTGCCTCGAGTTGCTCGTGGCATTCATCCAAGCCTACGTCTTCACCTTCCTCAGCGCCATGTACATCGGTGCCGCTGTTGAAGAGCCTCACCACCACTAG
- a CDS encoding T9SS type A sorting domain-containing protein, protein MKHTLLSRSIAHLLVLTLLSVNGFQARAQALEINTGAPNTPLYAVGPIYLSSTLFYRYSRFAYLYTQAELAAAGIVPGTIILSTGWMKSTASTAAGPAVFNIYMKNSGTASYSNATETWANLSAGAVLVYTNAAQSIPATAEPDYIDFMLNSPFTYTGGSLEILTEWDISAAPAPIATGAFEWVNTTVVDRIYASGNTSFPASLSSTFNNVSMDDRRPVIQLMVELPTGIHEELDAQVSLWPNPADGIINISNDSGASVERIEIIDARGGMTQSESPNSVATNLQLDVSKLAAGPYLVSMNTSAGRVVKRVTLR, encoded by the coding sequence ATGAAGCACACGCTACTCAGTCGGAGCATTGCCCATTTGCTGGTGCTGACCCTGTTGTCCGTGAATGGCTTTCAGGCGCGCGCCCAAGCGCTGGAGATCAACACCGGTGCACCGAACACGCCTTTGTACGCCGTGGGGCCCATCTACTTGTCGTCCACGCTCTTCTACCGCTACAGCCGCTTCGCGTACCTCTACACGCAAGCGGAACTGGCGGCAGCGGGCATCGTCCCCGGCACCATTATCCTGAGCACCGGCTGGATGAAGAGCACAGCCAGCACAGCAGCAGGACCCGCTGTGTTCAACATCTACATGAAGAACTCGGGCACGGCTTCGTACTCGAACGCTACGGAGACCTGGGCGAATCTGAGCGCGGGCGCAGTGCTGGTGTACACCAATGCCGCGCAGTCGATCCCTGCTACAGCCGAACCGGACTACATCGACTTCATGCTCAACTCTCCCTTCACCTACACCGGCGGCTCATTGGAGATCCTCACGGAGTGGGACATCTCAGCGGCACCCGCGCCTATCGCCACTGGCGCCTTCGAGTGGGTGAACACCACGGTGGTTGATCGGATTTACGCGAGCGGGAATACCAGCTTTCCCGCCTCCTTGTCCAGCACATTCAACAATGTCAGCATGGATGATCGGCGGCCCGTGATCCAACTCATGGTGGAGCTGCCTACCGGAATACACGAAGAGTTGGATGCTCAAGTGAGCCTGTGGCCGAACCCTGCTGACGGCATCATCAACATCAGCAACGATAGCGGTGCGTCCGTGGAGCGCATCGAGATCATCGATGCACGCGGCGGAATGACCCAGTCGGAGAGCCCGAACAGCGTTGCCACGAATCTTCAGCTCGATGTGAGCAAGCTGGCAGCGGGCCCGTATCTGGTCAGCATGAATACCAGTGCTGGACGCGTGGTGAAGCGCGTCACGCTGAGATAG
- a CDS encoding polymer-forming cytoskeletal protein, with protein MSKPSEPISPGKINSIMEGTSIVGEVNSDSNIRIDGKVKGTVSARGRVIIGQSGVIEGEVICQSSDIEGTLVGKINCQDLLSLKATAKLQGDINTKKLAIEPGAVFTGNCSMAGGVVKEMSPSAQTAPRPEQAQAGR; from the coding sequence ATGAGCAAGCCCAGCGAACCCATCAGCCCCGGCAAGATCAACAGCATCATGGAAGGCACCTCCATCGTTGGTGAGGTGAACAGCGACAGCAACATCCGCATCGATGGCAAGGTGAAAGGCACGGTGAGCGCACGCGGCCGAGTGATCATCGGGCAATCGGGCGTGATCGAGGGCGAGGTGATCTGCCAGAGCAGCGACATCGAAGGCACCCTGGTAGGCAAGATCAACTGTCAGGACCTTCTGAGCCTGAAGGCCACCGCCAAACTGCAGGGCGACATCAATACGAAGAAGCTGGCCATTGAGCCCGGCGCCGTGTTCACTGGCAATTGCAGCATGGCCGGCGGCGTGGTGAAGGAGATGAGTCCGAGCGCTCAGACCGCGCCGCGGCCAGAGCAGGCCCAAGCTGGCCGGTGA
- the atpE gene encoding ATP synthase F0 subunit C, producing MFLSVLLDLGTGYGIAALGAGLAALGAGVGIGRIGGDAVQAMARQPESINDLRANMILTAALVEGAAFFAMVVGLLVVLKTA from the coding sequence ATGTTCCTCTCTGTCCTCCTCGACCTCGGCACCGGTTACGGTATCGCTGCTCTCGGCGCTGGTCTCGCTGCCCTTGGTGCCGGTGTTGGCATCGGCCGCATCGGCGGTGACGCCGTGCAAGCCATGGCCCGCCAGCCCGAGTCGATCAACGACCTCCGCGCCAACATGATCCTCACCGCCGCTCTCGTTGAAGGTGCTGCCTTCTTCGCGATGGTGGTGGGCCTGCTGGTGGTGCTGAAGACCGCTTAA
- a CDS encoding GH3 auxin-responsive promoter family protein gives MSLKSGIAKWVARAETSAVMRRALEPAATQQAVLKELVRFAGDTSFGLEHRLHEVRDHASLAQAVPLRDYEGYRPYIDRILFGEPDVLWPGQPLYLCKTSGTTSGAKYIPITRESLPNHIGSARRALLAGIAHSGKADFVDGKMIFLQGSPVLDKSRAIPTGRLSGIVANHVPRYLMRNRLPSFATNSIPDWDAKVEAIVTETMRADMRLISGIPAWVQMYFERLLDRTGKSNVKEVFPNFSLFVYGGVNYGPYRARLESLIGGSVPSIELFPASEGFIAYQDKENEDGLLLVLDNGIYFEFIPASELGKPSPKRLSIAEVEVGANYALVLHTNAGLWGYEIGDTVRFVSLSPPRIVVTGRTKHFTSAFGEHVIAEEVDRALRDAMEQVPCEVAEFTVAPQLAPGEGLPHHEWFIEFAVLPAEPDRFALAVDAALQKRNPYYKDLIVGKVLRPLVIRSLPRGAFASWMKERGMNDAQSKVPRLANDRKYVEGLG, from the coding sequence ATGAGCCTCAAATCGGGCATCGCCAAATGGGTGGCGCGCGCGGAGACCAGCGCCGTGATGCGCCGCGCCCTGGAACCGGCAGCCACGCAGCAGGCCGTGCTGAAGGAGCTTGTTCGCTTCGCCGGCGACACCTCCTTCGGCCTTGAGCACCGGTTGCACGAGGTGCGCGATCATGCTTCGCTGGCGCAAGCCGTGCCGTTGCGCGATTATGAGGGCTACAGGCCGTACATCGACCGGATCCTGTTCGGTGAGCCCGATGTGCTCTGGCCCGGCCAGCCGCTCTACCTGTGCAAGACCAGCGGCACCACCAGCGGGGCGAAGTACATCCCCATTACCCGCGAGAGCCTGCCCAATCATATCGGCAGCGCGCGGCGCGCGTTGCTTGCCGGCATCGCGCACAGCGGCAAGGCCGATTTCGTCGATGGCAAGATGATCTTCCTGCAGGGGAGCCCTGTGCTCGACAAGAGCCGCGCGATCCCCACCGGAAGGCTCAGCGGCATCGTGGCCAATCATGTCCCGCGCTACTTGATGCGGAATCGACTGCCCTCCTTCGCCACCAACAGCATACCTGATTGGGATGCGAAGGTGGAGGCGATCGTGACCGAGACCATGCGCGCGGATATGCGGCTGATCAGCGGCATACCGGCATGGGTGCAGATGTACTTCGAGCGCTTGCTCGATCGCACCGGCAAATCGAATGTGAAGGAGGTCTTCCCCAACTTCTCGCTCTTCGTTTACGGCGGGGTCAACTACGGGCCCTATCGCGCGCGTTTGGAATCGCTCATTGGCGGCAGCGTTCCCAGCATCGAGCTGTTCCCCGCGAGCGAAGGCTTCATCGCATACCAGGACAAGGAGAATGAGGATGGGCTGCTGCTGGTGCTCGACAACGGCATCTACTTCGAGTTCATCCCCGCCAGCGAGCTAGGCAAGCCCTCGCCCAAGCGCCTCTCCATCGCCGAGGTGGAGGTGGGCGCGAACTACGCGCTCGTGCTGCACACCAACGCGGGCCTGTGGGGATACGAGATCGGCGACACCGTGCGCTTCGTCTCGCTCTCGCCGCCGCGGATCGTGGTCACCGGCCGAACGAAGCACTTCACCAGCGCCTTCGGTGAGCATGTGATCGCCGAGGAGGTCGATCGCGCGCTTCGGGATGCGATGGAGCAAGTGCCCTGCGAGGTGGCCGAGTTCACCGTGGCGCCGCAATTGGCGCCCGGCGAAGGCTTGCCTCATCACGAGTGGTTCATCGAATTCGCCGTCTTGCCAGCAGAGCCCGATCGATTCGCGTTGGCGGTCGACGCGGCCCTGCAGAAGCGCAATCCCTACTACAAGGACCTCATCGTCGGCAAGGTGCTGCGCCCGCTGGTGATCCGCAGCCTGCCGCGTGGCGCGTTCGCTTCTTGGATGAAAGAGCGCGGAATGAACGATGCGCAGAGCAAGGTGCCGCGGCTGGCGAATGATCGGAAGTACGTGGAGGGACTGGGGTGA
- a CDS encoding PorP/SprF family type IX secretion system membrane protein, with protein sequence MKNLLSALALCGVGLLRAQDGQLSQYDAAPVMLNPALTGMYENAEFRMACNVRSQWNSLASNFLTTAFGYDLSFQRRFGVGMSLSNYNMAGIMNNFQFGLSGAYNVSDPKAHHTLSTGVHLGLLYKKVNDQNLLWDSQYSNGYFNSDLPTGEITQRGARLMPDVSVGLAYRSTNPRRSINPFVNAALFHVTMPDESIYRTAKSKMPIRYSANGGVRVMLSEGLILIPQGLYMRQGNDQQIHAGMMGEFAIGGSVYSAICGASYRVRDAIVAHVGLKHKNSAYRFSYDVNTSPLRSYSRSNGAFEFSIIYYGTHAGRERRLTSSAF encoded by the coding sequence ATGAAGAACCTATTGTCGGCCCTCGCGCTTTGCGGCGTTGGCCTTCTGCGCGCCCAGGATGGCCAGCTGTCGCAGTATGATGCGGCGCCGGTGATGCTGAACCCGGCGCTGACGGGCATGTACGAGAACGCGGAGTTCCGCATGGCGTGCAACGTGCGCAGCCAGTGGAACAGCCTGGCGAGCAACTTCCTCACCACGGCCTTCGGGTACGACCTCTCCTTCCAGCGGCGCTTCGGCGTGGGGATGTCGTTGAGCAACTACAACATGGCGGGGATCATGAACAACTTCCAGTTCGGGCTCTCAGGAGCCTATAACGTATCGGATCCCAAGGCGCACCACACCCTTTCGACAGGCGTTCATCTCGGTCTGCTGTACAAGAAGGTGAATGACCAGAATCTGCTCTGGGACTCGCAGTACAGCAACGGTTACTTCAATTCCGACCTTCCAACCGGCGAGATCACCCAGCGCGGCGCGCGACTGATGCCCGATGTCTCCGTTGGCCTGGCTTATCGCTCGACCAATCCGCGCAGGAGCATCAACCCATTCGTGAACGCGGCGCTCTTCCACGTTACCATGCCCGACGAATCGATCTACCGCACGGCCAAGAGCAAGATGCCGATCCGTTATTCGGCCAACGGTGGCGTGCGCGTGATGCTCTCAGAGGGGCTGATCCTGATCCCGCAAGGCCTGTACATGCGCCAAGGCAACGACCAGCAGATCCATGCGGGCATGATGGGCGAGTTCGCCATCGGCGGCTCTGTGTACAGCGCGATCTGCGGTGCGTCTTATCGCGTCAGGGATGCCATCGTGGCGCATGTGGGGCTGAAGCACAAGAACAGCGCCTACCGCTTCAGCTACGACGTGAACACATCGCCGTTGCGTTCGTATTCCCGCAGCAACGGGGCCTTTGAGTTCTCGATCATCTATTATGGCACGCATGCGGGGCGCGAGCGGCGATTGACGAGCAGCGCGTTCTGA
- the atpH gene encoding ATP synthase F1 subunit delta, translated as MKHPAPVAYRYARSLMDMAREKGQLDAMQDDMRLLASTCAENRELVVILKSPVVKSDAKDRILKGIFGDKVGPITRSYMGILVRKGRESLLPDVAAAFNELFKVDQNIVTAVVTSAVALNADTRAQVIALAMKQHPGKTIDLKEKVDPSLIGGVSIRIGDEQYDGTVSRRLADLRREFSKNPYIPAI; from the coding sequence ATGAAGCACCCCGCACCGGTCGCATATCGTTATGCCCGTTCGCTGATGGACATGGCCCGCGAGAAGGGTCAGCTTGATGCGATGCAGGACGATATGCGGCTTTTAGCGAGCACCTGCGCCGAGAACCGCGAGTTGGTGGTGATCCTGAAAAGCCCGGTGGTGAAGTCCGACGCGAAGGACCGGATCCTCAAGGGCATCTTCGGTGATAAGGTGGGCCCGATCACCAGGTCCTATATGGGCATCCTGGTGCGCAAAGGCCGCGAGTCGCTGTTGCCCGATGTGGCCGCCGCCTTCAACGAGCTCTTCAAGGTGGACCAGAACATCGTGACCGCTGTGGTCACCAGCGCTGTTGCGCTGAATGCAGATACCCGCGCCCAGGTAATCGCCCTGGCGATGAAGCAGCACCCTGGCAAGACGATCGATCTGAAGGAGAAGGTCGATCCCTCCCTGATCGGAGGCGTGAGCATCCGCATCGGCGATGAGCAGTACGACGGCACTGTGAGCCGCCGCCTCGCCGATCTGCGCCGCGAATTCTCCAAGAACCCGTACATCCCCGCGATCTAA
- the atpF gene encoding F0F1 ATP synthase subunit B — translation MLLASLVEPSIGLIFWMTLTFLTVLFILAKFAWKPILNGLKEREASIADALNEAKRAREEMAALGAKNEELMRAAREEREVLLKEARDIRDKEIAEAKGKAKAEAEALLSRARADIQNEKKAAIVEMKNQLAELSIQVAEVILKEKLADRAAQQSLVDKVMTEAELRKS, via the coding sequence ATGCTGCTCGCGAGCCTCGTAGAGCCCTCCATCGGCCTCATCTTCTGGATGACGCTGACCTTCCTGACCGTGCTCTTCATCCTGGCCAAGTTCGCCTGGAAGCCCATCCTCAATGGGTTGAAGGAGCGTGAGGCCAGCATCGCCGATGCGTTGAATGAAGCGAAACGCGCTCGCGAAGAGATGGCCGCGCTGGGCGCGAAGAACGAGGAGCTCATGCGCGCTGCTCGCGAAGAGCGCGAGGTGCTGCTGAAGGAGGCACGCGACATCCGCGACAAGGAGATCGCCGAAGCGAAAGGAAAAGCGAAAGCCGAGGCTGAAGCGCTTCTGTCACGCGCCCGTGCCGATATCCAGAACGAGAAGAAGGCCGCGATCGTGGAGATGAAGAACCAGCTCGCCGAGCTTAGCATCCAGGTGGCCGAAGTGATCCTCAAGGAGAAGCTCGCCGATCGCGCCGCGCAGCAATCCTTGGTGGACAAGGTGATGACCGAAGCCGAGCTGCGCAAGTCATGA
- a CDS encoding AtpZ/AtpI family protein produces the protein MSAEDELKKARKGYDNYLRYTGLGFTMLGIVLACTFGGWWLDQQLVWPFPIFTLVLSLLGIAGAMIYLFKETGKG, from the coding sequence ATGAGTGCCGAAGATGAACTGAAGAAGGCGCGCAAGGGCTACGACAATTACCTGCGCTACACCGGCCTCGGTTTCACCATGCTGGGCATCGTGCTGGCATGCACATTCGGAGGCTGGTGGCTCGATCAACAGCTGGTGTGGCCCTTCCCCATCTTCACGCTCGTGCTGAGCCTGCTAGGCATCGCTGGTGCAATGATCTACCTGTTCAAGGAGACCGGAAAAGGCTGA
- a CDS encoding F0F1 ATP synthase subunit alpha gives MAEVKPAEVSAILKQELAGFRSEAELEEVGTVLQVGDGIARIYGLRGVQSGELIEFPSGLRGIVLNLEEDNVGAVLLGPSVGIKEGDTVKRTKRIASINTGEGIVGRVVNTLGEPIDGKGPIVGELFEMPIERRAPGVIYREPVKEPLQTGIKAVDAMIPIGRGQRELIIGDRQTGKSTVAIDTIINQKEFYDAGKPVYCIYVAIGQKGSTVAGTVKVLEEAGAMAYTTVVAANASDPAPMQFFAPFTGAAIGEYFRDTGRPALIVYDDLSKQAVAYREVSLLLRRPPGREAYPGDVFYLHSRLLERAAKVIADDKVASEMNDLPASLKGKVKGGGSLTALPIIETQAGDVSAYIPTNVISITDGQIFLESNLFLSGVRPAINVGISVSRVGGNAQIKSMKKVAGTLKLDQAQYRELEAFSKFGSDLDAVTKAVLDKGARNVEILKQGQNSPMRVEEQIAIIYCGTKGLLSRIPVKNVKQFEAEFITMLRNKHSDVLAALKKGDYNDQITGTLEAVAKDLVKSLDN, from the coding sequence ATGGCCGAAGTGAAACCCGCCGAAGTATCGGCGATCCTCAAACAAGAACTCGCCGGTTTCCGAAGCGAGGCCGAACTCGAAGAGGTCGGAACGGTGCTCCAGGTCGGTGACGGCATCGCCCGCATCTACGGACTGCGCGGCGTGCAGAGCGGAGAGCTCATCGAGTTCCCCAGCGGACTGCGCGGCATCGTGCTGAACCTCGAGGAGGACAACGTGGGCGCCGTGCTCTTGGGCCCCAGCGTGGGCATCAAGGAAGGTGACACCGTGAAGCGCACCAAGCGCATCGCCAGCATCAACACCGGCGAAGGCATCGTGGGCCGCGTGGTGAACACGTTGGGCGAGCCGATCGACGGCAAGGGCCCCATCGTAGGCGAGCTCTTCGAGATGCCCATCGAGCGCCGCGCCCCTGGCGTGATCTATCGCGAGCCGGTGAAGGAGCCGCTGCAGACCGGCATCAAGGCCGTTGACGCCATGATCCCCATCGGCCGCGGCCAGCGTGAGCTCATCATTGGCGACCGCCAGACCGGCAAGAGCACGGTGGCGATTGACACCATCATCAATCAGAAGGAATTCTACGACGCCGGCAAGCCCGTGTACTGCATCTACGTGGCCATTGGACAAAAGGGCAGCACTGTGGCCGGCACCGTGAAAGTGCTCGAGGAGGCAGGTGCCATGGCCTACACCACCGTGGTGGCCGCCAACGCCAGCGACCCTGCGCCGATGCAGTTCTTCGCGCCCTTCACTGGTGCGGCCATCGGCGAGTATTTCCGCGATACCGGCCGTCCTGCGCTGATCGTGTACGATGACCTCTCAAAGCAGGCCGTGGCGTACCGCGAGGTGTCGTTGCTGTTGCGCCGACCGCCCGGCCGTGAGGCTTACCCCGGCGACGTGTTCTACCTGCACAGCCGCTTGTTGGAGCGCGCCGCCAAGGTGATCGCCGACGACAAGGTGGCTTCCGAGATGAACGACCTGCCGGCTTCGCTGAAGGGCAAAGTGAAAGGCGGCGGCTCACTCACAGCGCTGCCCATCATCGAGACGCAGGCCGGCGACGTGTCCGCCTACATCCCCACCAACGTGATCTCCATCACCGATGGCCAGATCTTCCTCGAGAGCAACCTCTTCCTCAGCGGGGTGCGTCCGGCGATCAATGTGGGCATCAGCGTGAGCCGCGTGGGCGGCAACGCCCAGATCAAGAGCATGAAGAAGGTGGCGGGCACCCTGAAGCTCGACCAGGCGCAGTACCGCGAGCTGGAGGCCTTCTCGAAGTTCGGCTCCGACCTCGATGCCGTCACCAAAGCGGTGCTCGACAAGGGTGCGCGCAATGTGGAGATCCTGAAGCAGGGCCAGAACAGCCCCATGCGCGTGGAGGAGCAGATCGCCATCATCTACTGCGGGACGAAGGGCCTTCTGAGCAGGATTCCCGTGAAGAACGTGAAGCAGTTCGAGGCGGAGTTCATCACCATGCTGCGCAACAAGCACAGCGATGTGCTGGCCGCGCTGAAGAAGGGCGATTACAACGATCAGATCACCGGCACGCTGGAAGCCGTTGCCAAAGACCTGGTGAAGAGCCTCGACAACTAA
- the atpG gene encoding ATP synthase F1 subunit gamma, whose protein sequence is MPSLKEVRSRIVSVNSTKQITAAMKMVSAAKLRRAQDAIVRMRPYAEKLQTILGNVSASLDSSEGKYSAQREVKKVLLVPIVSNRGLAGAFNTQVFRLVRTALNSAQANGQQAHVLPIGKKAMDLYRRSGMLDNSLPTDLATLFDGLSFDKAAPVAELLMKQFADGSYDRVVLFYNKFKNAAVQITTEEQFLPIAPAAKNAEGGSKSDHIMEPDRTTIVEEIIPKSLKIQLYKALLDSHAAEHGARMTAMHKATDNADSLLKGLKLTYNKARQASITNEILEIVGGAEALKG, encoded by the coding sequence ATGCCCAGCCTGAAGGAGGTACGCAGCCGGATCGTCTCGGTGAACAGCACCAAGCAGATCACCGCCGCCATGAAGATGGTGAGCGCGGCCAAGCTGCGCCGCGCGCAGGATGCGATCGTGCGCATGCGTCCTTACGCCGAGAAGCTGCAGACCATCCTGGGCAATGTGAGCGCGAGCCTCGACAGCAGTGAAGGGAAGTACAGCGCGCAGCGCGAGGTGAAGAAGGTGCTGCTCGTGCCCATCGTGAGCAATCGCGGCTTGGCCGGAGCATTCAATACGCAGGTGTTCCGCCTTGTGCGCACGGCCCTGAACAGCGCGCAAGCCAATGGCCAGCAAGCGCATGTGCTCCCTATCGGCAAGAAGGCCATGGACCTCTACCGCCGCAGCGGCATGCTGGACAACAGCTTGCCCACCGACCTCGCCACCTTGTTCGATGGCCTCAGCTTCGACAAGGCAGCGCCGGTGGCTGAATTGCTCATGAAGCAGTTCGCTGACGGGAGCTACGATCGCGTGGTGCTATTCTACAACAAGTTCAAGAACGCGGCGGTGCAGATCACCACGGAGGAGCAGTTCCTCCCGATCGCACCTGCTGCCAAGAATGCTGAAGGCGGCTCGAAGTCCGATCATATCATGGAGCCGGACCGCACCACCATCGTGGAGGAGATCATCCCCAAGAGCCTGAAGATCCAGCTCTACAAGGCGCTGCTCGACAGCCATGCCGCCGAGCATGGCGCCCGCATGACCGCCATGCACAAGGCCACCGACAACGCCGACAGCTTGCTGAAGGGCCTGAAGCTCACCTACAACAAAGCGCGCCAAGCCAGCATCACCAACGAGATCCTTGAGATCGTGGGCGGCGCGGAGGCGCTTAAGGGATAG
- a CDS encoding M23 family metallopeptidase, which translates to MRELRGMAVGGKGQGRARSKGLLARLRSTYRLVLIDDRSFEERFSARLNRLSVLVFTVLAFLFYGTLVTVLIVFTPLKRYIPGYSDEETRLQAFRSAERADSLETALVEQRAFIMNLQAVLSGAAKVDSALLQRPVLARQDTSALWPSEVEHALRAKVQSEEQYSLVEGRGASERRELASVLFVPPVQGIVTSAFDLAKGHFGTDVVTAPDAAVKCCLAGTVALASWTTDAGHVLAVQHSNGLVSVYKHNRVLLKKEGERVKSGEAVAIVGNTGENSSGPHLHFELWHNGEPVDPAAYMVLQ; encoded by the coding sequence GTGCGCGAACTTCGCGGCATGGCCGTAGGAGGGAAAGGGCAAGGACGGGCGCGCAGCAAGGGCCTGCTAGCGCGGCTGCGGAGCACCTACCGGCTGGTGCTCATCGACGACCGCAGCTTCGAGGAGCGCTTCAGCGCAAGGCTCAATAGGTTGAGCGTCCTGGTGTTCACGGTGCTGGCCTTCCTGTTCTATGGCACATTGGTCACCGTGCTCATCGTGTTCACGCCGCTCAAGCGCTATATCCCCGGCTACAGCGACGAAGAGACCCGCCTGCAGGCATTCCGTTCCGCCGAACGCGCAGATTCCTTGGAAACGGCCCTGGTCGAGCAGCGCGCATTCATCATGAACCTGCAAGCCGTGCTCTCCGGAGCCGCCAAGGTTGATAGCGCCTTGCTGCAAAGGCCCGTATTGGCCCGGCAGGACACCTCCGCGCTCTGGCCCAGCGAGGTGGAGCATGCGTTGCGCGCGAAGGTCCAGTCCGAAGAGCAGTACAGTCTGGTGGAAGGCCGCGGAGCAAGCGAGCGGCGCGAATTGGCCAGCGTGCTCTTCGTGCCGCCCGTGCAAGGCATCGTAACCAGCGCCTTCGACCTGGCCAAGGGCCATTTCGGCACCGACGTGGTCACCGCACCCGATGCGGCCGTGAAGTGTTGCTTGGCGGGCACCGTGGCTCTGGCCAGCTGGACCACCGATGCGGGTCATGTGCTGGCTGTGCAGCACAGCAATGGGCTGGTAAGCGTGTACAAGCACAACCGCGTGCTGCTCAAGAAAGAAGGGGAGCGGGTGAAGTCCGGAGAGGCCGTGGCCATCGTGGGCAATACCGGAGAGAACAGCAGCGGCCCACATCTGCATTTCGAGCTGTGGCACAATGGTGAGCCTGTGGATCCAGCGGCCTATATGGTGCTCCAATAG